The proteins below are encoded in one region of Silene latifolia isolate original U9 population chromosome 2, ASM4854445v1, whole genome shotgun sequence:
- the LOC141628735 gene encoding transcription factor MYB108-like, with protein sequence MDVSKRSSSSSSGNSSGLTQSNNEDDEMDLRRGPWTVEEDLTLINYIAIHGEGRWNSLARCAGLKRTGKSCRLRWLNYLRPDVRRGNITLEEQLMILELHSQWGNRWSKIAQYLPGRTDNEIKNYWRTRVQKHAKQLKCDVNSKQFKDTMRYLWMPRLVERIQAASGSSIGPTTSTTTAEFFDPIKSTNLGTSDTTIHAQVNYDFTPENSANSSAGSLRTQVSDLTDYYALQVGNQNVNQEYLHDDRVDYGANQSLTTPSDYINNQGMEFQGLNSMEQNTQQQWYTDNLWNNVEDIYFLQQFSNNSNI encoded by the exons atggatgttAGCAAGagatcatcatcatcttcatcgggTAATAGCTCGGGGTTAACTCAGAGtaataatgaagatgatgaaatgGACCTTAGGAGAGGTCCATGGACCGTCGAGGAAGACCTCACCCTCATCAATTACATTGCCATTCATGGTGAAGGCCGTTGGAACTCCCTAGCGCGTTGCGCAG GCTTAAAGAGGACGGGAAAGAGTTGTCGATTACGATGGCTGAATTATTTACGTCCTGATGTTCGACGTGGAAACATCACTTTGGAAGAACAACTCATGATTCTTGAACTCCATTCGCAATGGGGTAATCG GTGGTCCAAAATAGCACAATATTTACCAGGGAGAACAGATAACGAGATAAAGAATTATTGGAGAACTCGTGTGCAAAAGCATGCGAAACAACTAAAATGTGACGTGAACAGCAAGCAATTCAAAGACACAATGCGTTATCTATGGATGCCTAGGCTTGTTGAGAGAATTCAAGCTGCCTCCGGTTCAAGCATCGGTCCCACCACCTCGACAACCACCGCCGAATTCTTCGACCCTATCAAATCCACCAATCTAGGCACCTCTGATACAACCATCCATGCACAAGTAAATTACGATTTTACCCCCGAAAACTCGGCTAATTCCTCTGCCGGCTCCTTACGCACCCAAGTTTCAGACCTTACAGATTATTATGCCCTACAAGTTGGTAATCAGAACGTTAATCAAGAGTATTTGCATGACGATCGCGTCGATTATGGAGCTAATCAGTCATTAACAACTCCTAGTGATTATATTAACAACCAAGGGATGGAATTTCAAGGTCTTAATAGCATGGAGCAAAACACTCAACAACAATGGTACACGGATAATTTATGGAATAATGTCGAAGATATTTATTTTCTACAACAGTTTAGTAACAATAGTAATATTTGA